CTACAGATGAAAGCGAAGCTAAGACGGTTGCCCGGCTTGTTTCATCCATAATAGGGCGAGTTTCGCCTTTGATGCGTTTAACAGAAGCATCAGAATTTAGCGCAACAATTAAGTGATGCCCAAGCTTACTTGCTTCTTCTAAATATTTTACATGACCTCTATGGAGAATATCAAAGCAGCCATTTGTCATGACAACGGTCTCATTATTCATTTTTGCGCGTTTCACTTCATGAAGTAGCGCTTCTTTAGAGAGTACGAGGTTATGTGGGCGATCTGATTGTCCAAGCGCATAATCTAGCTCTTCTTGCGTGACATAAGATGCGCCCATTTTGCCAACGACAATGGAAGCTGCCACATTGGCAATTTTACAAGCTTGTGGCAAGGGAGTTCCTTTAGCAATTTGAGTCGCAAGCATGGCAATAACCGTATCTCCTGCCCCAGTAACGTCAAAGACATCTTGCGCTTTTGCCGAGAAAGTCACAGGCTCTTTATCTTTCTCAAAAAGCGTCATTCCTTTCTCACTACGTGTAATCAGTAATGCATCTAAATCAAGCTCTTTACGGAGTTTTTCCGCTTTAGCAAAGAGGGTTGCTTCATCTTGGCATTTACCAACGACACCTTCAAACTCACTCGTATTAGGCGTAATTAAAGAAGCGCCGCGGTATTTGCTAAAATCATCGCCTTTCGGATCAATAATCACAAATTTCCCTTGAGACCTAGCATATTGAATGAGTGCTTGAGGATCTGAGAGGAAGCCTTTGTTGTAATCAGAAAGAACGATAAGATCATTTTGATCAATAATTTTTTTGAGCGAATCGGTAATTTTGGAAAGAAGCGCCGGCTTTAAGTTTGGGGCTTCCTCAAAATCGCAGCGGACAATATGTTGCTGGCGGCTAATGACTCGTAGCTTCATAATGGTTGCAAAACCATTTTCAGTGACAAAATCGGTCTGGATATGATTACTTTGGCAAAGGGATGCTAATTCATTGGCGTGTTGATCTACCCCTACTAAGCCAGAAAGTGTGACAGGACACTCCATTTTACTAATGTTGAGTGCAACGTTTGCCGCGCCGCCAAGCCTATTTTCAGTGTGATTGATATTCACAACAGGAACAGGAGATTCAGGAGAGATGCGATTAGTCGATCCGATCCAATAGCTGTCGATCATAATGTCGCCAAATACGGCGATTTTAGCAATAGATGGTTGTGTCATATGAACCTCAAGAGTTTATGCGGAAATAGTGAGATTATCTTTAAATAATTCGCGGAAATTTTGGGAAGTGATACGGGCCACTTCTTCTATAGGAATATTTTTCACTTCGCTAATAGTTTTTGCCACAAAGGGAACAAGCCCTGGGTGATTTGCTTTCCCTCGATATGGTACAGGTGTTAAATAGGGAGCATCTGTTTCAATTAACATCCGATCGATCGGCATTTTTGCTACTACTTCTCGTAATTCAGCGGCATTTTTAAAAGTAATAATGCCACTAAAGGAGATATAGAAACCTAGATCTAATCCCTTTTTAGCCATTTCCCAATCTTCTGTAAAACAGTGCAAAATACCGCCAATATCTCTAGCATTTTCATGAGTGAGGATATTGATTGTATCTTGGCGCGCATCCCTTGTATGGATAATTAATGGTTTTTGGTGTTTTTTGGCAATATCAAT
The nucleotide sequence above comes from Ignatzschineria rhizosphaerae. Encoded proteins:
- a CDS encoding TatD family hydrolase codes for the protein MTTPTFIDSHCHLDMLDLGNYDNRIENLLEVIKQNNIEHMLCVSVDLDRWHDMAELVKDYNHISLSVGVHPGAVPANIPASHDNFAEMLQNPKVIAIGETGLDYHYSIEHKIAQQSSFITQIDIAKKHQKPLIIHTRDARQDTINILTHENARDIGGILHCFTEDWEMAKKGLDLGFYISFSGIITFKNAAELREVVAKMPIDRMLIETDAPYLTPVPYRGKANHPGLVPFVAKTISEVKNIPIEEVARITSQNFRELFKDNLTISA
- the hldE gene encoding bifunctional D-glycero-beta-D-manno-heptose-7-phosphate kinase/D-glycero-beta-D-manno-heptose 1-phosphate adenylyltransferase HldE; protein product: MTQPSIAKIAVFGDIMIDSYWIGSTNRISPESPVPVVNINHTENRLGGAANVALNISKMECPVTLSGLVGVDQHANELASLCQSNHIQTDFVTENGFATIMKLRVISRQQHIVRCDFEEAPNLKPALLSKITDSLKKIIDQNDLIVLSDYNKGFLSDPQALIQYARSQGKFVIIDPKGDDFSKYRGASLITPNTSEFEGVVGKCQDEATLFAKAEKLRKELDLDALLITRSEKGMTLFEKDKEPVTFSAKAQDVFDVTGAGDTVIAMLATQIAKGTPLPQACKIANVAASIVVGKMGASYVTQEELDYALGQSDRPHNLVLSKEALLHEVKRAKMNNETVVMTNGCFDILHRGHVKYLEEASKLGHHLIVALNSDASVKRIKGETRPIMDETSRATVLASLSSVAWVTLFDEETPESLIRAVLPDVLVKGSDYSVEQIAGADAVINNGGKVELIDFVDGYSTSKAIEKIISSSK